The Lachnospiraceae bacterium oral taxon 500 genome window below encodes:
- a CDS encoding GGDEF domain-containing protein: MACRWGWNMTEEKARDLKKYPLYYPLVMGALLVHVICQVLFLYWNEPVMKFYNLFSIAVFAAGLRYIRRYQKRVVFIVLVEATIFVMLATITMGWDYGFQNWMFAFLIVELTVPFKERNPFYVLGVLQSVLYIALSFAIKQKMEWEVLFHLDMMFISLNMAAVFAVIFFSERVLGLSKAIEFFFLQKEMDEMRESISRDELTGLVSRRRMNQILAEMNDRLQRENMKFYLIFADIDHFKNINDAYGHEFGDCALKQVSNILNRELRGDDIVARWGGEEFLILLRSKANGKGPLAVADVKEILNRVRRKVEETPLCRQGEDIAITITFGGVGSDNYRDVYEMIRRADEQMYNGKKAGRNRVQIEE, from the coding sequence ATGGCTTGCAGATGGGGTTGGAATATGACAGAAGAAAAAGCAAGGGATTTAAAGAAATACCCATTATATTATCCGCTGGTTATGGGTGCACTGTTAGTGCATGTTATCTGTCAGGTTTTGTTTCTTTACTGGAACGAGCCGGTGATGAAGTTTTATAATCTGTTCAGTATTGCCGTTTTTGCAGCGGGTTTGCGATATATCCGCCGGTATCAGAAGCGGGTTGTTTTTATTGTTTTAGTGGAAGCGACCATTTTTGTGATGCTGGCGACGATTACGATGGGCTGGGACTATGGTTTTCAGAACTGGATGTTTGCTTTTCTGATTGTTGAATTGACGGTGCCGTTTAAGGAGCGAAACCCCTTTTATGTGCTCGGCGTATTGCAGTCTGTTCTGTACATTGCCCTTTCTTTTGCTATCAAACAGAAAATGGAGTGGGAAGTTTTATTTCACTTGGACATGATGTTTATTTCTTTAAATATGGCGGCGGTTTTTGCGGTGATTTTCTTTTCCGAGCGGGTACTGGGGCTGTCCAAAGCGATTGAGTTCTTTTTCCTGCAAAAGGAAATGGACGAGATGCGAGAGAGCATTTCCCGGGATGAGCTGACGGGTCTGGTCAGCCGACGGCGGATGAATCAGATCTTAGCGGAGATGAATGATCGCCTGCAAAGAGAGAATATGAAGTTTTATTTGATTTTTGCCGACATTGATCATTTTAAAAATATCAATGATGCTTACGGCCACGAGTTCGGCGACTGCGCTTTGAAACAGGTGTCGAATATTTTGAACCGCGAGCTACGGGGCGATGATATCGTGGCGCGCTGGGGTGGTGAAGAGTTTTTGATTTTGCTGCGCAGCAAAGCAAATGGCAAAGGGCCGTTGGCGGTTGCCGATGTGAAGGAAATTTTAAACCGGGTGCGCCGGAAGGTTGAGGAAACGCCGCTTTGCCGTCAGGGGGAGGATATTGCCATCACCATTACTTTCGGGGGCGTTGGTTCGGACAATTACCGGGATGTCTATGAGATGATTCGCCGGGCTGACGAGCAGATGTATAACGGCAAAAAAGCCGGTCGCAACCGGGTGCAAATTGAGGAGTAA
- a CDS encoding nucleoside-diphosphate sugar epimerase produces MRESWKNIDKKLLVRRAFLILLDILLINLAAGCALLVRFDFSLSNIPGGYSEAVFRYAPINIVVTLGLFWLFRLYHSLWKYAGIEELTNVAYACAFSAAAQWGGMMALGVHVPRSFHPLYLGFLLFLAASSRFAYRFLRALNNRYRNDRKRRTMIIGAGEAANAIIKEINNSQYLDGKIVCAIDDNRSKIGSYIQGVKVTGAREDILDMVNKYEVTDIIIAIPSYSKEHLKPILDICKQTECSLKILPGMYQLINGQVSASQLRSVDIEDLVGRDTVDLDLGSIMNYVGGKTVMVTGGGGSIGSELCRQLAKYQPARLMIVDFYENNAYDIEQELKAKYKDLNLTVLIASVCDEKRMAAIFEKYRPDIVYHAAAHKHVPLMEGSPNEAIKNNVFGTQTMAELADRYGVKRFVLISTDKAVNPTNIMGASKRICEMLIQSFDKKSKTEFAAVRFGNVLGSNGSIVPLFRKQILRGGPVTVTHPDIIRYFMTIPEAVALVLQAGALAGGGEIFVLDMGEQVKIVDLARNLIRLMGFVPDRDIKIEYIGLRPGEKLYEEFLMAEEGLQETSNKLIHIGRPIPMEEEVFAANLAKLRQAVEEEGEIKEIVKSLVPTYRMDGQE; encoded by the coding sequence ATGCGGGAAAGCTGGAAGAACATTGATAAAAAGCTGCTGGTGAGGAGAGCTTTTTTGATTTTACTGGATATTTTATTAATTAATTTAGCGGCAGGCTGTGCCCTGCTGGTGCGCTTTGATTTTAGTCTGAGCAATATTCCCGGCGGGTACAGCGAGGCGGTGTTTCGGTATGCCCCGATTAATATCGTCGTTACCTTGGGTCTGTTTTGGCTGTTTCGGCTGTATCACAGCCTGTGGAAATATGCCGGCATCGAGGAGCTGACCAATGTAGCCTATGCCTGCGCCTTTTCGGCAGCTGCTCAATGGGGCGGAATGATGGCCTTGGGAGTGCATGTGCCGCGCAGCTTTCATCCGCTGTACTTGGGCTTTTTGCTCTTTTTGGCGGCGTCTTCCCGTTTTGCCTATCGTTTTCTGCGGGCCTTAAATAATCGCTACCGCAATGACCGCAAACGGCGGACGATGATTATCGGCGCGGGCGAAGCGGCGAATGCGATTATCAAGGAGATTAACAACAGCCAGTATCTGGACGGGAAAATCGTCTGTGCGATTGACGATAACCGCAGTAAGATCGGCAGCTATATTCAGGGGGTTAAGGTCACCGGCGCCAGAGAAGATATCCTTGACATGGTAAACAAATATGAAGTGACCGATATCATTATTGCCATTCCCTCGTATTCCAAGGAGCATTTGAAACCGATTCTGGATATCTGTAAGCAGACGGAGTGTTCCCTCAAGATTTTGCCGGGCATGTATCAGTTGATTAACGGACAGGTCAGTGCTTCGCAGCTGCGGAGTGTCGATATTGAGGACTTGGTGGGTCGGGATACGGTTGATTTAGACTTAGGCAGTATTATGAATTATGTCGGCGGCAAAACGGTGATGGTGACCGGCGGCGGCGGGTCGATCGGCAGCGAGCTCTGCCGGCAGCTGGCAAAATATCAGCCGGCCCGGTTGATGATTGTTGATTTTTACGAGAATAACGCTTACGATATTGAGCAGGAGTTAAAGGCCAAATATAAGGATTTGAACTTAACGGTGCTGATTGCTTCGGTTTGTGATGAAAAGCGAATGGCGGCTATTTTTGAGAAGTACCGGCCGGATATTGTGTATCATGCGGCGGCGCATAAGCATGTGCCGCTGATGGAAGGAAGTCCGAACGAAGCGATTAAAAACAATGTTTTCGGTACGCAGACAATGGCGGAGCTGGCCGACCGCTACGGAGTCAAGCGCTTTGTTTTGATTTCGACCGATAAGGCAGTCAATCCGACGAACATTATGGGAGCATCGAAGCGGATTTGCGAGATGCTGATTCAAAGCTTTGATAAAAAGTCCAAAACCGAGTTTGCGGCTGTACGTTTTGGAAATGTTTTGGGCAGCAACGGCAGTATTGTGCCGCTGTTCCGCAAGCAGATTCTGCGGGGCGGGCCGGTCACGGTCACGCATCCTGATATTATCCGTTATTTCATGACAATTCCGGAGGCGGTGGCTTTGGTGCTGCAGGCGGGAGCGCTGGCCGGCGGCGGTGAGATTTTTGTGTTGGATATGGGGGAGCAGGTCAAAATTGTAGATTTGGCTCGGAACCTGATTCGGCTGATGGGTTTTGTGCCCGACCGGGATATTAAGATTGAATATATTGGCCTCCGGCCGGGTGAAAAGCTGTATGAGGAGTTTTTAATGGCTGAGGAGGGCTTACAGGAAACCAGCAATAAGCTGATTCATATCGGCCGGCCGATTCCGATGGAGGAGGAAGTCTTTGCTGCCAATTTAGCTAAGCTCAGGCAGGCGGTCGAAGAAGAAGGCGAAATCAAAGAGATTGTTAAAAGCCTTGTGCCGACTTACCGGATGGACGGGCAGGAGTAG
- a CDS encoding DNA-binding response regulator, producing MAYKLLVVDDESNIVDILRFNLEKEGFEVHTAENGRQGYELFKKEKPDLLLLDIMMPELDGFGLCKMIREESNVPIIMLTARAEEVDKVLGLEFGADDYITKPFSVRELIARVKANLRRQNMEGQSIGLPDKILRFGKLEVDTVQYKVTKDKAEIDLTVREYELLKFLMEQGNQIFTREQLLEQVWGYEYYGDVRTVDVTVRRLREKIEDEPSNPIYILTKRGVGYYFNPKKTGV from the coding sequence ATGGCATATAAATTATTGGTAGTGGACGATGAAAGCAATATCGTGGACATTTTGCGGTTTAATTTGGAAAAAGAAGGCTTTGAAGTGCATACCGCTGAAAACGGCAGGCAGGGCTATGAGCTTTTTAAAAAAGAAAAGCCGGATTTGCTGCTGCTGGATATCATGATGCCGGAATTGGACGGTTTTGGCCTGTGCAAGATGATTCGGGAAGAATCCAATGTGCCGATTATCATGTTGACGGCTCGGGCGGAGGAAGTCGACAAGGTGCTGGGACTGGAGTTTGGAGCGGATGATTACATCACCAAGCCTTTCAGCGTCAGAGAATTGATTGCCAGAGTCAAGGCCAATCTGCGCCGGCAAAATATGGAGGGGCAAAGCATCGGTCTGCCGGATAAAATTTTACGCTTCGGGAAATTAGAGGTCGATACGGTACAGTACAAAGTGACCAAAGACAAGGCCGAGATTGATTTGACGGTTCGTGAGTACGAATTGCTTAAGTTTTTAATGGAGCAGGGCAATCAAATCTTTACCCGCGAGCAGCTTTTGGAGCAGGTTTGGGGCTATGAATACTATGGCGATGTGCGGACGGTTGACGTCACGGTACGTCGGCTTCGGGAAAAAATTGAGGATGAGCCGAGCAATCCCATTTATATTTTAACTAAGCGGGGCGTGGGCTATTATTTTAATCCGAAGAAAACCGGAGTTTAG